One genomic window of Maribacter aquivivus includes the following:
- a CDS encoding acyl carrier protein: MSDIASRVKAIIVDKLGVDENEVVTEASFTNDLGADSLDTVELIMEFEKEFDIQIPDDQAENIATVGQAISYIEEAK; the protein is encoded by the coding sequence ATGTCAGACATTGCATCAAGAGTTAAAGCTATCATCGTTGATAAATTAGGAGTTGATGAAAACGAAGTGGTAACCGAAGCTAGCTTTACTAACGATTTAGGCGCAGATTCATTAGACACGGTAGAGTTGATAATGGAGTTCGAAAAAGAATTTGATATCCAAATTCCAGACGATCAAGCTGAGAATATCGCAACTGTTGGTCAAGCGATCAGCTACATAGAAGAAGCGAAGTAA
- the purN gene encoding phosphoribosylglycinamide formyltransferase has protein sequence MKTKKIILFASGSGSNVENIANYFKLRKDVTICCVLTNKSDAKVIERCNRLEINALFFNRQAFSKSDFILNMLQSLEPDLIVLAGFLWKIPEAITNAFPKQIINIHPALLPKYGGKGMYGMNVHNAVKKQKETETGITIHYVNAQYDEGAIIKQAKASIANNDTAEDIASKVHQLEYEYFPKVIDEILSKQ, from the coding sequence TTGAAAACCAAAAAAATTATTCTTTTTGCCTCAGGTTCTGGATCTAATGTTGAAAACATTGCCAACTATTTTAAACTCCGCAAAGATGTTACTATATGCTGTGTATTAACTAACAAAAGCGATGCCAAAGTCATAGAACGGTGTAATAGACTTGAAATAAACGCTTTGTTCTTTAACCGCCAAGCGTTTTCTAAAAGTGACTTTATTTTAAATATGTTACAGTCTTTAGAGCCAGACCTTATTGTATTAGCTGGTTTTTTATGGAAAATACCAGAAGCTATCACGAATGCATTTCCAAAGCAAATCATTAATATTCATCCTGCACTATTACCTAAATACGGTGGCAAAGGTATGTATGGTATGAACGTTCATAATGCTGTTAAAAAACAAAAAGAGACTGAAACTGGCATTACCATACACTATGTAAATGCACAATACGATGAAGGCGCAATCATTAAACAAGCAAAAGCATCAATCGCTAATAACGATACCGCAGAAGATATTGCATCTAAAGTTCACCAATTAGAATATGAGTATTTCCCTAAAGTTATTGACGAAATTTTATCGAAACAGTAA
- a CDS encoding ribonuclease H1 domain-containing protein, with translation MAKKGKFYVVWKGKKPGIFDSWKECKKSIANYAGAEYKSFESFDVAKKAYNGNYADFKGKKKIAPSLSKEELARIGQPNYHSISVDAASSGNPGVMEYQGVDTKTGKKLFKQGPFPQGTNNIGEFLALVHGLAFLKERNSDRIIYTDSRTAMSWVRKKKCNTKLTVSAKNKNLFELVDRAVEWLKKNQYSTVIVKWETKAWGEIPADFGRK, from the coding sequence ATGGCTAAAAAAGGAAAATTCTATGTCGTCTGGAAAGGTAAAAAGCCAGGTATTTTCGATTCTTGGAAGGAATGCAAAAAATCTATTGCAAACTATGCCGGTGCAGAATACAAATCTTTTGAATCTTTTGACGTCGCCAAAAAAGCCTACAATGGTAATTATGCTGATTTTAAAGGAAAGAAAAAAATAGCACCTTCATTATCTAAAGAGGAGTTGGCAAGAATAGGTCAACCTAATTATCATTCTATTTCTGTTGATGCTGCTTCTAGCGGAAACCCCGGCGTTATGGAATACCAAGGTGTAGATACTAAAACGGGTAAAAAATTATTTAAACAAGGTCCTTTTCCACAAGGCACTAATAATATTGGGGAGTTTTTAGCACTGGTTCACGGGCTAGCATTTTTAAAAGAGCGTAATAGTGACCGTATTATCTACACAGATTCTAGAACAGCCATGAGTTGGGTGCGCAAAAAGAAATGCAACACAAAGCTAACAGTATCTGCCAAAAACAAAAATCTCTTTGAACTTGTTGATAGGGCTGTTGAATGGTTAAAGAAAAACCAATATAGTACTGTTATCGTAAAATGGGAAACAAAAGCTTGGGGAGAAATTCCTGCCGATTTTGGTAGGAAATAG
- a CDS encoding PfkB family carbohydrate kinase, which yields MGKLLIVGTVAFDAIETPFGKTDKILGGAATYIGLAASQFDVDSAIISIVGDDLPQEYLNLLTDRGIDISGLEIVKGGKTFFWKGKYHNDLNSRDTLVTELNTLEDFNPVVPEDYNDADVVMLGNLHPIVQLGVINQMKKRPKLIILDTMNFWMDNALNDLMEVIKHIDVLTINDEEARQLTGEYSLVKAAQKIFTMGPKYVVIKKGEHGALLFNEDQIFFAPALPLEEVFDPTGAGDTFAGGFSGYLAASDDSSFENMKKAIIHGSNLASFSVEKFGTERMVDLDRKEIRERLHQFKRLTQFDIELQ from the coding sequence ATGGGCAAGCTTTTAATAGTAGGTACTGTCGCTTTTGACGCCATCGAAACTCCTTTTGGAAAAACAGATAAAATATTGGGCGGCGCAGCTACCTATATTGGCTTAGCAGCATCTCAATTCGATGTAGATTCAGCTATTATTTCTATTGTAGGTGATGATTTACCACAAGAATATTTAAATCTTTTAACTGACAGAGGTATTGACATTTCTGGCTTGGAAATCGTAAAAGGTGGCAAAACTTTCTTCTGGAAAGGTAAATACCATAACGATTTAAATTCTAGAGATACTCTTGTTACAGAATTGAACACCCTAGAAGATTTCAACCCTGTAGTTCCTGAAGATTATAATGATGCCGATGTTGTTATGCTAGGTAATCTCCACCCAATTGTTCAATTAGGTGTAATTAATCAGATGAAAAAACGACCAAAATTAATCATATTGGACACCATGAATTTTTGGATGGACAATGCTTTGAATGATTTAATGGAGGTCATTAAACATATAGATGTATTAACTATTAATGATGAGGAAGCTAGACAATTAACTGGCGAATACTCATTAGTTAAAGCAGCTCAAAAGATTTTTACCATGGGGCCTAAATATGTGGTCATCAAAAAAGGAGAACACGGTGCTTTGTTATTTAATGAAGACCAAATATTCTTTGCACCGGCATTACCTTTAGAAGAGGTATTTGACCCAACTGGTGCAGGTGATACTTTTGCTGGTGGATTTTCAGGCTACTTAGCAGCAAGCGATGATAGTTCTTTTGAGAATATGAAGAAGGCTATTATACACGGATCCAATTTGGCATCCTTTAGTGTTGAAAAATTTGGCACAGAAAGAATGGTTGACTTAGATCGTAAAGAAATTAGAGAGAGACTACATCAGTTTAAAAGACTGACTCAGTTTGATATAGAATTACAATAA
- a CDS encoding amidophosphoribosyltransferase, with product MSDAIKHECGISVIRLLKPLEYYKEKYGTAFYGVNKMYLMMEKQHNRGQDGAGFASIKLDVEAGERYMSRVRSCQQQPIQDIFAQINDRINSELKEHPEYEDDVALQKKHIPYIGELLLGHVRYGTFGKNSIESVHPFLRQNNWMHRNLIVAGNFNMTNVHELFDNLIQLGQHPKEMADTVTVMEKIGHFLDDAVAKLYKQIKKEGYTKQEASPLIAERLKVYKILRRAAKNFDGGYAMAGLLGHGDAFVLRDPSGIRPAYYYRDDEVVVVASERPAIQTVFNVPYDEVKELDPGAAIIIKKNGTSDIKQILEPKERKACSFERIYFSRGSDKEIYQERKALGKLVFPQILEAINEDIKNTVFSYIPNTAETSFYGMVKEAQNYLNKKKEEQILALGTGITGEQLHEILDVRPRIEKVAIKDAKLRTFITQDSSRDDLVAHVYDISYGSVKKGDNLVIIDDSIVRGTTLKKSILRILDRLSPKKIIVVSSAPQIRYPDCYGIDMAKLEDFIAFKAALALHEDNNSMHFVEDIYKKCLTQVNSHDNDVINYVKEFYAPFTAKQISKKTGELLSPEGINAEVSIIYQTIENLHEACPKNLGDWYFTGNYPTPGGNRVVNKAFINFYEGNNERAY from the coding sequence ATGAGTGACGCAATTAAGCATGAGTGTGGTATTTCTGTAATACGGTTATTAAAACCACTAGAGTATTACAAGGAAAAATATGGAACAGCATTTTATGGTGTAAATAAAATGTATCTAATGATGGAAAAACAGCACAATCGCGGTCAAGATGGTGCAGGTTTTGCTAGTATAAAATTAGATGTAGAAGCTGGGGAACGTTACATGAGCCGTGTACGCTCATGTCAACAACAACCTATACAAGATATTTTTGCCCAAATCAACGACCGTATCAATTCTGAGCTTAAAGAGCATCCGGAGTATGAAGATGATGTTGCTTTGCAAAAAAAGCACATACCTTATATAGGAGAATTACTTTTAGGGCATGTACGTTATGGAACTTTTGGTAAAAACAGTATTGAAAGTGTTCACCCATTTTTAAGACAAAACAATTGGATGCACCGTAACCTTATTGTTGCAGGTAACTTCAACATGACCAATGTTCACGAACTGTTCGATAATTTAATTCAGTTAGGGCAACATCCAAAAGAAATGGCCGATACGGTGACCGTAATGGAAAAGATAGGTCATTTTCTAGATGATGCGGTTGCCAAACTATACAAGCAAATTAAAAAAGAAGGATACACTAAACAAGAAGCTTCTCCCCTTATAGCCGAACGTTTAAAGGTGTACAAAATATTAAGAAGGGCTGCCAAAAATTTTGATGGTGGTTACGCAATGGCCGGTTTACTTGGTCATGGTGATGCTTTTGTATTAAGAGATCCAAGCGGCATTAGACCTGCATACTACTATAGAGATGACGAAGTTGTTGTTGTAGCATCAGAAAGACCAGCAATACAAACCGTATTCAATGTACCTTACGACGAGGTGAAAGAATTGGATCCCGGTGCTGCTATCATTATTAAAAAGAATGGTACAAGCGATATTAAACAAATACTAGAACCTAAAGAGCGAAAGGCATGTTCTTTTGAACGTATCTATTTCTCTAGAGGTAGTGATAAAGAAATTTACCAAGAGCGTAAAGCTTTAGGTAAGTTGGTATTCCCTCAAATATTAGAAGCAATTAACGAGGATATAAAGAATACCGTTTTTTCTTATATCCCAAATACAGCCGAAACTTCTTTCTACGGAATGGTAAAAGAAGCTCAAAATTACCTGAACAAGAAAAAGGAAGAGCAAATACTAGCTCTAGGTACAGGTATTACAGGTGAACAATTGCATGAAATACTAGATGTACGCCCTAGAATAGAGAAAGTTGCCATTAAAGATGCGAAGCTTAGAACATTTATTACTCAAGATAGTAGTAGAGATGATCTTGTAGCGCACGTCTATGACATTTCTTATGGATCAGTAAAGAAAGGTGATAACCTAGTTATTATAGATGATAGTATTGTTCGTGGTACTACGCTTAAAAAGAGTATCCTAAGAATATTAGATAGATTATCACCTAAGAAAATTATCGTTGTATCATCTGCACCGCAAATTAGATACCCAGATTGTTATGGTATTGATATGGCCAAGCTAGAAGACTTTATTGCCTTCAAAGCAGCTTTAGCTTTACACGAAGACAATAATTCTATGCATTTTGTAGAAGATATCTACAAAAAGTGCTTAACACAGGTTAATAGTCATGATAACGATGTAATTAACTACGTTAAAGAATTCTATGCTCCGTTTACAGCGAAACAAATTTCTAAGAAAACTGGAGAATTACTTAGCCCTGAGGGAATAAACGCTGAAGTGTCTATTATTTACCAAACCATTGAAAACCTACATGAGGCTTGCCCTAAAAACTTAGGAGATTGGTATTTTACCGGTAACTACCCAACACCAGGAGGAAATAGAGTAGTAAATAAGGCATTTATAAACTTTTATGAAGGCAACAACGAACGCGCATATTAA